A DNA window from Caulobacter mirabilis contains the following coding sequences:
- a CDS encoding FdhF/YdeP family oxidoreductase: MADDIPRYRPYHHPAGGWGAAAATAKVLMEQSVVTKGSRALLSMNQPGGFKCSSCAFPDADCKKTLEFCENGVKALAHEATKFRVTRDFFAEHSVSALMEQSDYWLEMQGRLTEPMRYDAASDHYVPISWDDAFRTIGDHLRALDHPDQAEFYTSGRTPNEAAFLYSIFVRQFGTNNFPDCSNMCHEPTSRGLQPVIGVGKGTVVLEDFEHAEAIFIIGQNTGTNSPRMMTNLVEARKRGVPIVAVNPMPERALMKFTEPQDVVQMATFGSTEITSEFVHIRIGGDLAFLKGIMKVIFEREAAGETVIDHAFIAEHTVGMEAVRAEVEDQNWADIVEASGLEEAQIRRCAEIYIRSRATMICYGMGITQHQQGSRLVQQIANLLFLKGNFGRPGAGISPIRGHSNVQGDRTVGIDEKPTPAYLDRVREVFGFEPPRAFGHHAVETVEAMRRGEVKVFIGLGGNFIRAMSDTPRAYDAMRTVGLSVGIATKLNRSHLVHGREALILPVVARSEWIRTSAGEQFVTIEDSMSNVTASRGVLEPAGPDLLPEVEIVCRMARATLPDSHIPWESYVEDYGLIRDKIGEVYPAIYADFRNRITVDKGFHLDVPPRRRVWNTPNGKANFLVLPGLAANDPVADPAMLRLATVRSHDQFNTTIYSYNDRYRGVYNDRMVVFMNAQDLADRGLESGSAIALETISSDGVERRVEGLTALDYPMSRGSIAGYYPELNPLLPLDYYDRISGTPAAKSIPVRVVASSGA, encoded by the coding sequence ATGGCCGACGACATTCCACGCTATCGCCCATACCACCACCCGGCCGGCGGCTGGGGCGCCGCGGCGGCCACCGCCAAGGTGCTGATGGAGCAGAGCGTCGTCACCAAAGGCTCGCGCGCCCTGTTGTCGATGAACCAGCCGGGCGGCTTCAAATGCTCCAGCTGCGCCTTCCCCGACGCGGACTGCAAGAAGACGCTGGAGTTCTGCGAGAACGGCGTGAAGGCGCTGGCGCACGAGGCGACCAAGTTCCGGGTGACCCGCGACTTCTTCGCCGAGCACTCGGTGTCCGCGTTGATGGAGCAGTCGGACTACTGGCTGGAGATGCAGGGGCGCCTGACCGAGCCCATGCGCTATGACGCGGCCTCCGACCACTACGTCCCGATCAGCTGGGACGACGCTTTCAGGACGATCGGCGATCATCTGCGAGCGCTGGACCACCCTGACCAGGCGGAGTTCTACACCTCCGGCCGGACGCCGAACGAGGCCGCCTTCCTCTATTCGATCTTCGTGCGGCAGTTCGGGACCAACAACTTCCCGGACTGCTCGAACATGTGCCATGAGCCGACCAGCCGGGGCCTGCAGCCGGTCATCGGCGTCGGCAAGGGGACGGTGGTCCTCGAGGATTTCGAGCACGCCGAGGCCATCTTCATCATCGGCCAGAACACCGGCACCAACTCGCCGCGCATGATGACCAACCTGGTCGAGGCGCGGAAACGCGGCGTGCCGATCGTGGCGGTCAATCCGATGCCCGAGCGGGCGCTGATGAAGTTCACCGAGCCGCAGGACGTCGTCCAGATGGCGACGTTCGGCTCGACGGAGATCACCAGCGAGTTCGTCCATATCCGGATCGGCGGGGACCTGGCCTTCCTGAAGGGGATCATGAAGGTCATCTTCGAACGTGAGGCCGCGGGCGAGACGGTCATCGACCATGCCTTCATCGCCGAGCACACCGTCGGGATGGAGGCTGTCCGCGCTGAAGTCGAAGATCAGAACTGGGCCGACATCGTCGAGGCCTCGGGTCTGGAGGAGGCCCAGATCCGCCGCTGCGCGGAGATCTACATCCGCTCGAGGGCGACGATGATCTGCTACGGGATGGGGATCACCCAGCACCAGCAGGGCTCCCGCCTGGTGCAGCAGATCGCCAATCTGTTGTTCCTGAAGGGCAACTTCGGGCGGCCCGGCGCCGGCATCTCGCCGATCCGCGGCCATTCGAACGTCCAGGGCGATCGCACCGTCGGCATCGACGAGAAGCCGACGCCGGCTTACCTGGACCGGGTGCGGGAGGTTTTCGGTTTCGAGCCGCCGCGCGCCTTCGGCCACCATGCGGTCGAGACCGTCGAGGCGATGCGGCGCGGCGAGGTGAAGGTGTTCATCGGCCTGGGCGGCAACTTCATCCGCGCCATGTCCGACACGCCGCGGGCCTATGACGCCATGCGCACCGTCGGCCTGTCGGTGGGCATCGCCACCAAGCTGAACCGCAGCCATCTGGTCCACGGCCGCGAGGCCTTGATCCTGCCGGTGGTGGCGCGTTCGGAATGGATCCGCACCTCGGCGGGCGAGCAGTTCGTCACGATCGAGGACTCGATGTCGAACGTCACGGCCTCGCGCGGGGTGCTCGAACCGGCGGGGCCCGATCTGCTGCCCGAGGTGGAGATCGTCTGCCGCATGGCGCGCGCGACCCTGCCCGACAGCCACATCCCGTGGGAAAGCTACGTCGAGGACTACGGCCTGATCCGCGACAAGATCGGCGAGGTCTATCCCGCGATCTACGCCGACTTCCGCAACCGGATCACCGTCGACAAGGGCTTCCACCTGGACGTGCCGCCGCGCCGGCGAGTGTGGAACACGCCCAACGGCAAGGCCAACTTCCTGGTCCTGCCGGGTCTGGCGGCCAACGACCCGGTCGCCGATCCGGCCATGCTGCGCCTGGCGACAGTGCGGTCGCACGACCAGTTCAACACCACCATCTACAGCTACAACGACCGTTATCGCGGGGTCTACAACGACCGGATGGTGGTGTTCATGAACGCCCAGGACCTGGCCGATCGCGGGCTGGAGTCCGGC
- the mobA gene encoding molybdenum cofactor guanylyltransferase: MTVAGLLLAGGRSTRFGTEKAVFPLAGGELMMDTPLRALRAACAVAAVSARPDSGAAAHAAKLGLPRLYDRPGDPEGPLAGIRAGLEWAAAQGAEGLATAPCDGLAIDAVGVRRLVAAFEGGGARAVIACSPAGWEPLLAVWPVEDGLALLERELAEGRHPSVRDLLASLGATPVDGYDGVNVNAPSDLPEPLRR; encoded by the coding sequence ATGACGGTCGCCGGTCTGCTGCTGGCGGGTGGGCGCTCCACGCGGTTCGGGACCGAGAAGGCCGTGTTTCCGCTGGCCGGCGGCGAGCTGATGATGGACACGCCCCTGCGGGCGCTACGGGCGGCCTGCGCCGTCGCCGCCGTCTCGGCGCGGCCTGACAGCGGAGCCGCGGCCCACGCGGCGAAGCTGGGCCTCCCGAGACTGTACGATCGACCGGGAGATCCCGAGGGGCCGCTCGCGGGAATCCGGGCCGGGCTGGAATGGGCGGCGGCTCAAGGCGCGGAGGGGTTGGCGACGGCGCCCTGCGACGGGCTCGCCATCGACGCGGTCGGAGTCAGGAGATTGGTCGCCGCCTTCGAGGGCGGGGGCGCCCGGGCCGTGATCGCCTGCTCTCCCGCGGGCTGGGAGCCTCTGCTGGCCGTCTGGCCGGTGGAGGACGGGTTGGCGCTTCTGGAGCGGGAGCTGGCCGAGGGGCGGCACCCGTCGGTTCGCGACCTTCTGGCGTCGCTCGGCGCTACGCCGGTCGACGGCTACGACGGCGTCAATGTCAACGCGCCGTCGGATCTGCCGGAGCCGCTTCGGCGTTAG
- the fdhD gene encoding formate dehydrogenase accessory sulfurtransferase FdhD, whose translation MTEWAAGFPRSRWTEDGVEGGERFLAEECAVAIVHDASTTAVLMATPRDLEDLAVGFSLTEGVVDDVRQIKDVEVVETDLGFEARIWLTPDRSTQLAARRRRMAGPTGCGLCGIESLAEALHAPRKVEGRLSVAPRALLDAMALLPGAQSLGRETRAAHAAGFWVPGAGLVSVREDVGRHNALDKLAGTLALAGERREGVVLLTSRVSVEMVQKTAAIGAAILCAVSAPTALAVRTARAAGVTLAAVARSDGFEVFTYPERLLG comes from the coding sequence ATGACCGAGTGGGCCGCAGGCTTTCCGCGTAGCCGCTGGACAGAAGACGGCGTCGAAGGGGGCGAACGGTTTCTGGCCGAGGAATGCGCCGTCGCCATCGTTCACGACGCCTCGACCACCGCCGTTCTGATGGCCACGCCGCGCGACCTGGAGGATCTGGCCGTCGGCTTCAGCCTGACCGAGGGCGTGGTCGACGACGTGCGTCAGATCAAGGATGTGGAGGTCGTCGAAACCGACCTGGGGTTCGAGGCGCGGATCTGGTTGACGCCCGATCGGTCGACACAGCTGGCCGCCCGGCGCCGACGGATGGCCGGGCCGACGGGGTGCGGTCTCTGCGGGATCGAGAGCCTCGCCGAGGCGCTGCATGCGCCGCGGAAAGTTGAGGGGAGGCTGTCCGTCGCGCCGCGGGCGTTGCTCGACGCCATGGCCCTGCTGCCGGGCGCGCAGTCGCTGGGGCGGGAGACTCGCGCCGCCCACGCCGCCGGCTTCTGGGTCCCGGGCGCCGGCCTCGTCTCGGTTCGCGAAGACGTGGGCCGCCACAACGCGCTCGACAAGCTGGCCGGGACGCTCGCCTTGGCCGGCGAGCGGCGCGAGGGTGTGGTGCTGCTGACCAGCCGCGTTTCGGTGGAGATGGTGCAGAAAACCGCCGCCATCGGGGCCGCGATCCTCTGTGCGGTCTCGGCGCCGACGGCGCTGGCGGTCCGCACGGCGCGGGCGGCGGGCGTGACCCTGGCGGCGGTCGCGCGCAGCGACGGCTTCGAGGTCTTCACCTACCCCGAAAGGCTGCTGGGATGA
- a CDS encoding SapC family protein — MSVQDPAVDSLDNGTPSPLFYREPEALSSRLHADWRLKSGDLGFAAATHVVPIVVAEFARASRWYPVLFTAGTPSPVALLGLEPRNLFVTDGVWTPQAYVPAYVRRYPFGFMATSEPDRYALAIDAASDAVVRGGEEGEPLFADGEPGPLTREALKFCDAFQGEAAATSAFCAAVAAQGLLVDRRAEAVLPDGRRFGVEGFQVIDPERFGALPAEVVVDWHQRGWLGLAHFHLASLDRFTDLLALQGAA; from the coding sequence ATGTCCGTTCAAGACCCTGCCGTCGACAGCCTCGACAACGGGACGCCGTCGCCGCTCTTCTATCGCGAGCCCGAGGCGCTATCGTCGCGTCTCCATGCGGACTGGCGGCTGAAGTCGGGTGATCTCGGCTTCGCGGCGGCGACCCATGTCGTGCCGATCGTCGTGGCGGAGTTCGCCCGGGCTTCGCGCTGGTATCCGGTCCTGTTCACCGCCGGTACGCCGTCGCCGGTGGCGCTCCTGGGCCTGGAGCCGCGCAATCTGTTCGTCACGGACGGCGTCTGGACGCCACAGGCCTATGTGCCGGCCTATGTCCGCCGCTATCCGTTCGGCTTCATGGCGACCTCGGAGCCCGATCGCTACGCTCTGGCCATCGACGCGGCGAGCGACGCCGTCGTTCGGGGCGGCGAGGAGGGCGAGCCGCTGTTCGCCGATGGCGAGCCCGGTCCGCTGACCCGGGAGGCGCTGAAGTTCTGCGACGCCTTCCAGGGCGAGGCGGCCGCGACCTCCGCCTTCTGCGCCGCCGTCGCGGCCCAAGGCCTGCTGGTCGATCGGCGCGCCGAGGCCGTCCTGCCGGACGGCCGTCGGTTCGGCGTCGAGGGGTTCCAGGTGATCGACCCGGAGCGCTTCGGCGCCTTGCCGGCGGAGGTCGTCGTCGACTGGCACCAGCGCGGCTGGCTGGGCCTGGCCCATTTCCACCTCGCCTCGCTCGATCGCTTCACCGATCTCCTGGCCTTGCAGGGCGCGGCGTAG